From Chryseobacterium joostei, the proteins below share one genomic window:
- the ilvB gene encoding biosynthetic-type acetolactate synthase large subunit has product MNNLNLSIETELSGSRIILEAFLKEGIKTVFGYPGGAIIPIYDALYDYKEQLEHILVRHEQAAVHAAQGLARVSGKVGVVMATSGPGATNLVTGLADALLDNTPLVCITGQVFEHLLGTDAFQEIDVMNVTSPVTKWNYQVTDANELPEVLAKAFYIARSGRPGPVLIDVTKNAQLQKVPYKGYSPCHSLRSYKPDPVPSMECIEQAADLINNAERPFIIAGQGIMLGEAEEEFLQFAEKSGIPIAWTVLGMGAVPTDHPQAVGMVGMHGNYGPNILTNQCDVLIAVGMRFDDRVTGRLDQYAKQAKIIHLDIDKAEINKNVKVDVPVLGNCKETLPLITTFINKREHSDWHQKFKDCLEVESINLINDELFPTEEEITMGEVIRYLNEITMGEAVIVTDVGQHQMVTCRYSSFKNSRTNITSGGLGTMGFCLPAAIGAAYGEHNLPVIAVMGDGGAQMNIQELGTVMQYHPDIKILILNNSYLGMVRQWQELFHEERYSFVDIQSPDFVQVAKGYSISGRKVTQRQDLKDALHEMLDHKGAFLLEVMTGKKHNVFPMIPQGKSVSEIVLNHKQ; this is encoded by the coding sequence ATGAACAACCTAAATCTATCAATAGAAACAGAACTGAGCGGAAGCCGGATTATACTTGAAGCATTCCTTAAGGAAGGTATAAAGACTGTTTTTGGATATCCCGGAGGCGCCATTATTCCAATCTATGATGCGCTTTATGACTATAAAGAACAGTTAGAGCATATTCTTGTCCGCCACGAACAGGCCGCAGTACATGCCGCACAAGGATTGGCACGAGTATCAGGAAAAGTAGGAGTGGTAATGGCAACAAGCGGTCCCGGAGCTACTAATCTAGTGACAGGGCTGGCTGATGCCTTACTGGATAATACTCCTCTTGTATGCATTACAGGACAGGTCTTTGAACATCTTTTGGGAACAGATGCTTTTCAGGAAATAGATGTAATGAATGTAACTAGTCCTGTTACCAAATGGAATTATCAGGTTACAGATGCCAACGAACTGCCTGAAGTGCTCGCAAAGGCTTTCTATATCGCAAGATCAGGTCGTCCGGGACCCGTACTCATTGATGTTACAAAAAATGCCCAGTTACAGAAAGTTCCATATAAAGGATATTCACCCTGTCATTCATTGAGAAGCTATAAACCGGATCCGGTTCCATCCATGGAGTGTATTGAACAAGCAGCTGATTTGATTAACAATGCAGAAAGGCCATTCATTATTGCTGGTCAGGGGATTATGCTAGGGGAGGCCGAGGAAGAGTTCTTGCAGTTTGCAGAAAAATCAGGAATTCCGATTGCATGGACTGTTTTGGGGATGGGAGCTGTTCCTACGGATCATCCTCAGGCTGTGGGAATGGTAGGAATGCATGGGAATTATGGGCCTAATATTCTTACCAACCAATGTGATGTACTTATTGCTGTGGGGATGCGCTTTGATGACCGTGTTACAGGAAGACTGGATCAATATGCAAAACAGGCAAAGATTATCCATCTGGATATTGATAAGGCGGAGATCAACAAAAATGTAAAAGTAGATGTGCCTGTTCTTGGAAATTGTAAGGAGACTCTGCCACTTATTACAACGTTCATCAATAAAAGAGAACATTCAGATTGGCATCAAAAATTTAAAGATTGTCTGGAAGTTGAAAGTATTAACCTTATCAATGATGAATTATTTCCTACAGAAGAAGAAATTACAATGGGGGAAGTCATCAGATACCTCAACGAAATTACAATGGGGGAAGCGGTTATTGTAACCGATGTGGGACAACATCAGATGGTAACCTGTAGATATTCAAGCTTTAAAAACTCCAGAACGAATATTACAAGTGGAGGATTGGGTACCATGGGATTCTGTCTTCCTGCAGCAATAGGAGCAGCTTATGGAGAACATAATCTCCCTGTAATTGCTGTAATGGGTGATGGAGGAGCACAGATGAACATTCAGGAGTTGGGAACTGTGATGCAATATCATCCGGATATTAAAATCTTAATTCTTAATAACAGCTATCTGGGAATGGTGAGGCAATGGCAGGAGCTTTTTCATGAGGAAAGATATTCATTCGTAGATATCCAAAGCCCTGATTTTGTACAGGTGGCAAAAGGATATAGCATTTCCGGAAGAAAAGTCACTCAAAGACAAGATTTGAAAGATGCTCTCCACGAAATGCTTGATCATAAAGGAGCGTTTCTTCTTGAGGTAATGACAGGAAAAAAACACAATGTATTTCCCATGATTCCACAAGGGAAAAGCGTTTCAGAGATTGTATTGAATCATAAACAATAA
- a CDS encoding ACT domain-containing protein: MKTENKEYTITAYTEDCLGLITRINAIFSRRRISIMNFNMGPSEIEKIKKFVITIKETEESVQKITRQMEKQVDILEVHYHKNPHLTVVEYAS; this comes from the coding sequence ATGAAAACAGAAAATAAAGAATATACCATAACAGCCTATACAGAGGATTGTTTGGGATTGATTACCAGGATCAATGCTATTTTTTCAAGAAGAAGGATTTCAATTATGAATTTCAATATGGGACCTTCCGAAATAGAAAAGATAAAAAAGTTTGTGATCACCATTAAAGAAACGGAAGAATCTGTTCAGAAGATTACCAGACAAATGGAGAAACAAGTAGATATACTGGAAGTTCATTATCACAAAAATCCACATCTGACCGTAGTAGAATACGCAAGCTAG
- the ilvC gene encoding ketol-acid reductoisomerase has translation MAKLNFGGVEENVVTREEFPLKKAQEVLKDEVVAVIGYGVQGPGQALNQKDNGINVIVGQRRNSKSWDKAVADGFVPGETLFEIEEALQKGTIICYLLSDAAQIEYWPKVKQHLTAGKALYFSHGFGITFNERTGIVPPADVDVFLVAPKGSGTSLRRMFLQDRGLNSSFAVYQDATGKARERVTALGIAIGSGYLFETNFKKEVYSDLAGERGTLMGAVQGIFAAQYDVLRKNGHSPSEAFNETVEELTQSLMPLVAENGMDWMYANCSTTAQRGALDWWKRFRDATSPLFEELYDSVAQGNEAQRSIDSNSKPDYREKLEVELTELRESEMWRAGKTVRSLRPENN, from the coding sequence ATGGCAAAATTGAATTTTGGAGGAGTAGAAGAAAACGTAGTAACAAGAGAAGAGTTTCCATTGAAAAAGGCTCAGGAAGTATTAAAAGATGAAGTGGTAGCTGTAATTGGGTACGGTGTACAGGGACCTGGACAGGCACTTAATCAAAAAGACAACGGAATTAATGTCATCGTAGGGCAGAGGAGAAATTCAAAATCATGGGATAAGGCTGTTGCAGATGGGTTTGTTCCGGGTGAAACGCTTTTCGAAATAGAGGAAGCTCTGCAAAAGGGAACCATCATCTGCTATCTTCTGAGTGATGCCGCACAAATAGAATACTGGCCAAAAGTAAAGCAACATCTTACTGCCGGAAAAGCACTATATTTTTCCCATGGATTCGGGATTACCTTTAATGAACGGACAGGAATTGTTCCGCCAGCAGATGTAGATGTTTTTCTTGTAGCTCCAAAGGGATCAGGAACTTCATTAAGAAGAATGTTTCTTCAGGATAGAGGACTGAACAGTAGTTTTGCTGTGTATCAGGATGCCACAGGAAAAGCCAGAGAAAGAGTTACTGCCCTTGGAATTGCCATAGGAAGCGGCTATTTATTTGAAACCAATTTTAAAAAAGAAGTTTACAGTGATCTTGCAGGAGAAAGAGGAACCTTGATGGGTGCGGTACAGGGAATATTTGCTGCCCAATATGATGTATTAAGGAAAAACGGACACAGTCCTTCTGAAGCATTTAACGAAACTGTAGAAGAACTTACCCAATCATTAATGCCTTTGGTTGCAGAAAACGGAATGGATTGGATGTATGCCAACTGTAGTACAACAGCTCAAAGAGGAGCCTTGGATTGGTGGAAACGCTTTAGAGATGCTACTTCTCCATTATTTGAAGAACTGTATGACAGCGTAGCTCAGGGAAATGAAGCCCAAAGATCCATAGACAGCAACAGTAAGCCGGATTACAGAGAAAAACTGGAGGTAGAGTTAACTGAATTAAGAGAAAGCGAGATGTGGAGAGCCGGAAAAACGGTACGTAGTCTGAGACCTGAGAATAATTAA
- the ilvA gene encoding threonine ammonia-lyase IlvA, producing the protein MRTGETYLSILDNVYSAAERLKNVCVRTPLAFNNNLSTVYNAKISFKREDLQRVRSYKIRGAYNKMATMSQEELSRGVVCASAGNHAQGVAFACNSMKVKGTIFMPLPTPGQKLEQVKMFGGNDIEVILFGDTFDEAKDAAMRFCNEKDGIFIHPFDDPAIIEGQATTALEILEQAEEPIDYLFVPIGGGGLAAGICSVFHELSPHTKIIGVEPSAAASMKKALENGKPVLLEKISRFVDGAAVQQVGNLTFELCKDVLHDMATVEEGLVCETILSLYNKDAIVVEPAGALSVAALEKYKDQIEGKNVVCIISGSNNDITRMEEIKEKALLYANLKHYFLVRFPQRPGALKTFVMDVLGQNDDITFFEYTQKNSKEKGIAVVGIAIKQKEDFTPLIDNMKKHDFFVNYLNNDPSLMNLLI; encoded by the coding sequence ATGAGGACGGGAGAAACCTATCTATCCATCTTGGATAATGTTTATAGCGCTGCAGAAAGACTCAAAAATGTATGTGTAAGAACCCCTTTGGCTTTTAATAATAATCTGTCAACGGTTTATAATGCGAAAATAAGCTTTAAAAGAGAAGATCTTCAAAGAGTAAGATCCTATAAAATTCGGGGAGCCTATAATAAAATGGCGACGATGTCTCAGGAAGAGCTTTCTAGAGGTGTTGTTTGCGCCAGTGCAGGAAATCATGCCCAGGGAGTTGCCTTTGCCTGCAATTCTATGAAGGTGAAAGGTACTATTTTTATGCCTTTGCCAACCCCGGGACAAAAACTGGAGCAGGTGAAAATGTTTGGTGGGAATGATATTGAAGTCATTTTATTCGGGGATACCTTTGACGAAGCTAAAGATGCTGCGATGAGGTTTTGTAACGAAAAAGACGGAATATTTATTCATCCGTTTGATGATCCCGCGATTATTGAAGGGCAGGCTACCACCGCGTTGGAAATTCTTGAACAAGCAGAAGAACCTATTGATTATCTTTTTGTACCAATAGGCGGCGGTGGGTTAGCTGCAGGCATATGCTCTGTCTTTCATGAGCTATCTCCCCATACAAAAATTATTGGAGTAGAACCATCGGCAGCGGCAAGTATGAAAAAGGCCCTGGAAAATGGAAAGCCTGTACTTCTTGAAAAAATCAGCCGATTTGTGGATGGTGCAGCAGTACAGCAGGTAGGAAATCTCACTTTTGAGCTTTGTAAAGATGTTTTGCATGATATGGCAACCGTAGAGGAGGGCCTGGTATGCGAAACCATACTTTCACTGTATAACAAAGATGCCATTGTTGTGGAACCTGCAGGAGCACTTTCCGTTGCAGCATTGGAAAAATATAAAGATCAGATCGAAGGGAAAAATGTAGTATGTATTATCAGTGGAAGCAATAATGATATCACCCGAATGGAGGAAATCAAGGAAAAAGCCTTGCTGTATGCCAACTTAAAGCACTATTTTTTGGTGAGGTTTCCTCAACGTCCCGGAGCTTTGAAAACCTTTGTAATGGATGTCTTGGGACAAAATGATGATATTACTTTTTTTGAATACACTCAAAAAAACTCAAAGGAAAAAGGGATAGCAGTGGTGGGAATTGCCATAAAGCAAAAAGAAGATTTTACACCATTGATTGATAACATGAAAAAACATGATTTCTTTGTCAACTATCTGAACAATGATCCGTCCTTAATGAATTTACTTATATAA